In a single window of the Ancylobacter polymorphus genome:
- a CDS encoding NAD-dependent succinate-semialdehyde dehydrogenase: MPHSVSYPEVQLFIDGQWRGGSDHGGAPASENVINPATEEVLGTLAHASRADLDAALAAAEKGFAVWRHTPAHERYKIMRKAAELLRERAEAIATLMTMEQGKPLPEARMETLASADIIDWFAEEGRRQYGRLIPARAAGVQQVVHREPVGVVAAFTPWNFPINQAVRKVSAALAAGCAVILKGPEETPASCAELVRAYADAGVPAGVVNLVFGVPAEISQYLIPHPVVKKISFTGSTVVGKQLAALAGAHMKRVTMELGGHAPAVVFEDADVEVAIKLLSGAKFRNAGQVCVSPTRFLVHEDLYSRFVDGFTEAVQGMKVGNGLEDGVRMGPLANPRRVEAMEALTADALAKGATLHAGGSRIGNKGYFFAPTVLTGLSPDARILNEEPFGPVVPIMPFTSTEAVIAEANRLPYGLAAYAYTTSSARADEFARRVESGMVSINHHGLALPEVPFGGIKDSGYGSEGGTEAMEAYVNTKFVTQLGV, translated from the coding sequence ATGCCCCATTCCGTGTCCTACCCCGAGGTTCAGCTCTTTATTGACGGCCAGTGGCGCGGGGGCAGCGACCATGGCGGCGCGCCCGCCAGCGAGAACGTCATCAACCCGGCGACCGAAGAGGTGCTCGGCACGCTTGCCCATGCCAGCCGCGCCGATCTCGACGCCGCGCTCGCCGCCGCCGAGAAGGGTTTCGCGGTATGGCGCCACACGCCGGCGCATGAGCGCTACAAGATCATGCGTAAGGCGGCGGAACTGCTGCGCGAGCGCGCCGAGGCCATCGCCACGCTGATGACGATGGAACAGGGCAAGCCCCTGCCCGAGGCGCGGATGGAAACGCTCGCCTCGGCCGACATCATAGACTGGTTCGCCGAGGAAGGGCGCCGGCAATATGGCCGGCTCATTCCCGCCCGCGCCGCCGGCGTGCAGCAGGTGGTGCACCGTGAGCCGGTGGGCGTGGTCGCCGCCTTCACCCCGTGGAACTTCCCGATCAACCAGGCGGTGCGCAAGGTCTCGGCCGCTCTGGCCGCCGGCTGCGCGGTGATCCTCAAGGGCCCGGAAGAGACCCCGGCGAGCTGCGCCGAGCTGGTGCGCGCCTATGCCGATGCCGGCGTGCCGGCAGGCGTGGTCAATCTCGTCTTCGGCGTGCCGGCGGAGATTTCGCAGTACCTCATCCCGCACCCGGTGGTGAAGAAAATCTCCTTCACCGGCTCCACGGTGGTCGGCAAGCAGCTCGCGGCGCTGGCCGGCGCGCATATGAAGCGCGTCACCATGGAACTCGGCGGCCACGCCCCGGCCGTGGTGTTCGAGGATGCGGATGTGGAGGTGGCGATCAAGCTGCTCTCCGGCGCCAAGTTCCGCAATGCCGGCCAGGTCTGCGTCTCGCCCACCCGCTTCCTCGTGCATGAAGACCTGTATTCCCGTTTCGTCGACGGTTTCACCGAGGCGGTGCAGGGCATGAAGGTGGGCAATGGGCTTGAGGACGGCGTGCGCATGGGCCCGCTGGCCAATCCGCGCCGGGTCGAGGCGATGGAAGCGCTGACCGCCGACGCCCTCGCCAAGGGCGCCACCCTGCACGCGGGCGGCTCGCGCATCGGCAATAAGGGCTATTTCTTCGCGCCGACCGTGCTCACCGGCCTTTCCCCGGATGCGCGCATCCTCAATGAGGAGCCGTTCGGCCCGGTCGTGCCGATCATGCCCTTCACCTCCACCGAGGCGGTCATCGCCGAGGCCAACCGCCTGCCCTATGGCCTGGCGGCCTATGCCTACACCACCTCCTCCGCCCGCGCCGATGAGTTCGCCCGCCGGGTGGAAAGCGGAATGGTGTCGATCAACCATCACGGCCTCGCTTTGCCGGAAGTGCCGTTCGGCGGCATCAAGGATTCCGGCTATGGCTCGGAAGGCGGCACCGAGGCGATGGAAGCCTATGTGAACACCAAGTTCGTCACCCAGCTCGGGGTCTGA